A genomic stretch from Juglans microcarpa x Juglans regia isolate MS1-56 chromosome 3S, Jm3101_v1.0, whole genome shotgun sequence includes:
- the LOC121257150 gene encoding sugar transport protein 5-like — translation MAGRGNVLDIKTLGGSNKNGGGSLTPSVLMICIVAASAGLIFGYDIGVSGGVTTMESFLKKFFPSVLLKMHDAQQNQYCIFDSQILTAFTSSLYITGLVSSLVAGRVTTATGRKGILIIGGAVFLLGTVLNAVAMDVKMLIFGRLLLGVGIGFTNQAAPIYLSEMAPPKWRGALNTAFQLFIGAGVVLAASINLMAAHLGDIGWRVSLGCAAIPAAIMTVGAMFIPDTPSSLIQRGRVQEARKSLNQVRGVDSDTEAELNEMISHNEAAKADNRQPYKVIFERRHRPQLVLAAAIPSFQQFTGINVVAFYGPVMLRSIGISSDGALIAAIILNVVNATSTLVSTFAVDRFGRRLLFFEAGVQTIVSQVALAWILASELGTAGTATFSKGAAITVLVLMCSLSAAFGWSWGPLTWLVPGEILPMEIRPAGQGIGVACNFLFTFILAQVFATILCQMKYGVFLFYAAWVFIMTVFVALFVPETKGISLESMDTIWQDHWFWNRYVDVEKYIPGP, via the exons ATGGCAGGACGCGGTAATGTTTTAGATATCAAAACATTGGGCGGTTCCAATAAGAATGGCGGTGGATCTCTAACGCCGTCCGTCCTCATGATCTGCATCGTTGCGGCTTCAGCTGGGTTGATATTTGGCTATGATATCGGCGTTTCAG GAGGTGTAACAACAATGGAATCATTTCTTAAGAAATTCTTCCCATCCGTTTTACTAAAGATGCATGATGCACAGCAGAATCAGTACTGTATATTCGACAGCCAAATTCTTACGGCATTTACATCCTCATTGTACATAACTGGTCTGGTATCGTCCCTCGTAGCTGGCCGTGTTACCACGGCTACAGGGCGGAAAGGCATTTTGATTATCGGTGGCGCCGTGTTCTTGTTGGGTACGGTGCTTAATGCTGTTGCCATGGACGTAAAAATGCTCATTTTTGGTCGACTCCTTCTCGGAGTTGGGATTGGTTTCACAAATCAG GCAGCTCCAATATACCTCTCGGAGATGGCTCCACCTAAATGGCGCGGCGCGTTAAACACCGCCTTCCAGTTATTCATCGGCGCTGGAGTGGTATTAGCTGCATCGATCAACCTCATGGCTGCTCATCTCGGAGACATCGGCTGGCGAGTCTCATTGGGTTGTGCAGCCATACCCGCGGCGATCATGACGGTTGGCGCGATGTTCATTCCGGACACGCCAAGTAGCCTGATCCAACGGGGCCGGGTGCAGGAAGCCCGAAAATCCCTCAACCAAGTTCGCGGCGTCGACTCCGACACTGAGGCCGAGCTGAACGAGATGATTAGCCACAATGAGGCCGCCAAAGCTGACAACCGCCAGCCGTACAAGGTCATATTCGAAAGACGGCACCGGCCCCAACTGGTACTGGCGGCGGCTATCCCGTCGTTTCAACAGTTCACGGGGATCAATGTCGTGGCTTTCTATGGGCCCGTTATGCTCCGTTCGATTGGGATTAGTAGCGACGGGGCTTTGATTGCTGCCATCATACTTAACGTCGTGAATGCTACCTCTACGCTCGTATCAACTTTTGCCGTTGACAGGTTTGGGCGCCGACTTTTGTTCTTTGAAGCTGGGGTCCAGACGATTGTCTCTCAG GTGGCCTTGGCATGGATATTGGCATCGGAGCTAGGGACTGCGGGAACTGCCACTTTCTCCAAGGGCGCAGCAATTACTGTACTGGTCCTGATGTGTAGCCTCTCGGCCGCATTTGGGTGGTCGTGGGGGCCGTTGACGTGGTTAGTTCCGGGGGAAATCTTGCCAATGGAAATTCGACCAGCCGGCCAAGGCATAGGCGTTGCCTGCAATTTTCTGTTCACCTTCATTTTGGCTCAGGTATTCGCCACCATCTTATGTCAAATGAAATATGGCGTTTTCCTTTTCTACGCTGCATGGGTGTTCATAATGACCGTTTTCGTGGCGCTATTCGTACCCGAGACTAAGGGGATTAGTTTGGAATCCATGGACACGATCTGGCAAGATCATTGGTTCTGGAATCGATACGTTGACGTTGAGAAGTACATACCCGGCCCGTGA